In one window of Xiphophorus hellerii strain 12219 chromosome 23, Xiphophorus_hellerii-4.1, whole genome shotgun sequence DNA:
- the zgc:110843 gene encoding CDGSH iron-sulfur domain-containing protein 1 → MAAVHNSGFRLTKEHFLVAVPVAVISAAAGFLVSRYLSSRCCKKHHVNTCYSKDSPKVVHSFDMEDIGAKAVYCRCWKSKKFPYCDGAHNSHNEETGDNVGPLIVKRKDA, encoded by the exons ATGGCAGCGGTCCACAACTCCGGTTTCAGGTTAACCAAAG AACATTTCTTGGTTGCCGTGCCAGTGGCCGTCATCTCGGCAGCTGCGGGCTTCCTGGTCAGCCGCTACCTGAGCAGCCGCTGCTGCAAGAAGCATCACGTGAACACTTGCTACAGCAAAGACAGCCCCAAGGTGGTGCACAGCTTCGACATGGAGGACATTGGCGCCAAGGCCGTCTACTGCCGCTGCTGGAAGTCTAAAAAG TTCCCGTACTGCGACGGCGCCCACAACAGCCACAACGAGGAAACCGGAGATAACGTCGGGCCGCTCATCGTCAAAAGGAAAGACGCCTAG